Part of the Streptomyces sp. RFCAC02 genome is shown below.
AGCCCTGGCTCTCGGCCCAGCGGATGACGTCGTAGGCGTGGCCCGCGTGCAGGGGAAGCCCGGCGCCCGCGTAGGGGCGGTCGAAGCAGACGGTCGTGGACGCCTCGGACTCGCCCAGCAGCCGGCCCGTCTCGTCCCACGCGTGGTAGAGGCTGGCGCCGTGCCGGCCGTCCTCGGGGAAGAGGTTGTACGCCTGCCAGGTGACGTCGGGCAGGACGAGGAGCAGGTCGGCGGACCGGCCGTCGCGAACGGTGAAGGGGACATGGGACCTGAAGCGGTTGTCCGCCGTCGTGAGGACGGCGACGTACGCGCCGGGCCGCCAGTCGGTGGGCACCTGGTGCCGCCACGCCAGCCACCAGTGGTGGCACGACACGGCGCGGCCCGCGACCAGCGGGGCCATCTGCTGCGTGCCCATGAGGCTGGGGCTGTGCATCAGCAGGCGCGCCCCGCCCTGGCCGACGTGGCCGATGCGGTAGATGGCGATCGTGAACTCCTGCGGCGGGTTCACCGTGACGTGGAAGTCGAGCGGCTTGCCCGGCTCCACCGCGCCGTCGGGCACGAAGCCCTTGATCTGGCAGCTCACGTCGTCGGCCGTGTCCGGGCCCGCGGGCTGGCCCGGTACCGCGTGGGCACTGGGACGGTAGTGGCCGTTGCCCCGGAGCCAGGGCAGCGGCCCCTGCCCGTAAGGATCGGCCGCGGCGTGCGTGAGCGCGCTGCCGGACTCCCAGCGTCCGATGCGCTCCGTACCTTCTGTCAAGCTCCCCTCCCTGCACCTCCGCCCGGTCAGTGCCGTCATCAGCACATCACATCCGGCAGCGCCCGATCACCGACGGTTTCGCGGGGTTGACCGGAGGTGGTTGCCTGATAGTGGCGCCAAGCGTGAAGTGTGTCGAGCCCTCCCGAGACGGAAATCGGCCGGATTCGGCCGACGTTTCGCCCTCTGTCGGGTGGCTGCGGTTCGTTTGTGTGCGTCCGGGGTGTGCCCCGGGTGGTCGGTCCCCTCGTGCTGCCGTCCCTCGTGTGCTGTCGTCGCGCGTGGCGCGGGTGCGGTCGTCCTCTCAGACGAGGCGGACGGGCTTGTCGGGGCGGACGCCGGCGCCTGCCAGCCAGTCGCGCAGCGGACCGGGGTCGCCCTCGTCGAGGAGCCGGCGGACCGGCGCCGAGAGGTCCTTGTCCCGGGGGCCGCCGGCGCCGGCCAGGAGGACCGGGCCGTCCAGCCAGTCGAGGCCGGGGGCGGCGCCCGTCGTGTCGGCGGCGGCGCAGCAGACGACGGCCGTGACGTGCTCGGCGAGCAGGTCGCGGCCCGCCGGGGCCTGCCACGGGGGCGGCGCCGGCAGGGCGGCGGCGCCCGGCAGCGGGACGCGGGACGCGTGGGCGGCCTCCGCGCGGGCCGCCGCGGCGCCGAGCCGGGCGGCGAGGGCGTCGGTGCCGTCGCGGGCCGCGGCCTCGGCGAGGCGCTGGAGGGCGCAGGCGAGCGTCGGGGTCTCGGCGGCGTCCAGGGCGTCGAAGAGCCGGGCGGCGCGGTCGCGCCAGATGCGGTCCACGACCTCCTCCGGGTAGCCGGCCCAGTCGACGGGGAGCCAGCCGCCGGCGACGCCGTGCCGGGGCCGCCGGACGGTGGCCGGGGCTGAGGTGCGGCGCCCGGCGGCGGACCCGTGACCGCCCGGGTGGTCCGCGGCCTGCGCGGTGTCACGCCCGGCGTCGTGCGGGGCGTGCGCGGGGTCGTGCTCGGTGTCGGCGCCGTGGTACAGCCGCGCGGCCAGGAGGGAGACGGCCTCGTCCACCGCGCCGGGCTCCTCCAGCAGGTCGCACGCGGGGCGGTCGTCGAGCCGGGCGGCGTACCCCTCGGCGAGGCGGTCGCGGCGGGACAGTTCGGTGAGGGCGGCGACCACCCCGGCGTCGAGCCGGCGCGGCCAGCGGCCTATGCGCCAGGCCGGGAGCGCGACCCGGGTGAGCAGCCGGTCCCAGCCCGCGTAGGCGAGGGCCACCTGTTCCTGCGCGGCCTGGCGCAGGGCCGGCTCGACGTCCTGGGCGCGGTCGGCGGCGGCGAGGGCGACGCCCCGCTCCATCCCGGCGGCGTGCTCGGCGGACAGGCGCAGGAGCGTCCGCGCGACCAGCCCGGCGAAGGCGCGGGCCGGCTGCCGCGCGAACGGGGTGCCGGGCGGTGCGGCGCCCACCATGGCGTCCCAGGCGCGGACGCAGCGGCGCGCCGCGGCGATGTCGGGGTGGGCGGCGGGACCCGTGCCCGCGACGACCGGGGCGATGAGGGCGCGCAGCTCGTCCACCCGGAGCCACCACAGGAAGGGCGATCCGATGACCAGCACGGGCGCGTCCGCCGCCGCCGCGGCGGGCCCGTGCGGCTCTTCCAGCCAGCTGTCGCAGTCGGGTGCGAGGGCGATGCCGCCGGGCACGGGCACGTCCATGCGGTGGGCCAGCTCGCGTATGAGCCGGTGGAGGGCGGGCGCGGCGTGCGCGGGCACCTCGATCGTGGGGGTGACGGCCGGGCGGGCGCGTGCGATGAGCAGGCCGGTGAGGGCACCGAGGGCGAGGACCGCGGCGGCCAGGGCCGCCACCCCGGTGAGCAGCGCCGGGGAACCGGCGCCCGTCACCGCGAGGACGACCGCGACGGCGGCCGGCAGCAGCGCGAGGGCGAGCGCGCCGTTCCGCGCGCGGAGGACGGCCAGCGCGTGGTCCCGCGCGGAGTGCCCGGCTCCCCGCGT
Proteins encoded:
- a CDS encoding N,N-dimethylformamidase beta subunit family domain-containing protein, producing the protein MTEGTERIGRWESGSALTHAAADPYGQGPLPWLRGNGHYRPSAHAVPGQPAGPDTADDVSCQIKGFVPDGAVEPGKPLDFHVTVNPPQEFTIAIYRIGHVGQGGARLLMHSPSLMGTQQMAPLVAGRAVSCHHWWLAWRHQVPTDWRPGAYVAVLTTADNRFRSHVPFTVRDGRSADLLLVLPDVTWQAYNLFPEDGRHGASLYHAWDETGRLLGESEASTTVCFDRPYAGAGLPLHAGHAYDVIRWAESQGYDLAYATARDLHAGRVDPARYRGIIFPGHDEYWSVPMRRAAERARDEGTSLVFLSANTMYWQVTLNPLPAGAPDRLLACRKRQGPGRSLLWREQGDPEQTLLGIQYTGTVPYPQPLVVRNADHWLWQGTGAAEGEEIPDLVAGEADRYHPRTPLPESESRVLLAHSPYTDAAGARRHQETSLYQAPSGAWVFASGTFGWSPALGRPGHMEHRVQRATANLLNRICKRD